One Campylobacter pinnipediorum subsp. caledonicus genomic window carries:
- the pckA gene encoding phosphoenolpyruvate carboxykinase (ATP) has product MLSDINKLGLENIKSVYHNLSYEDIFKHEIKNNEGVVSENGTFVVDTGIFTGRSPKDKYFVNQDPSNKYISWGKINQPTTKELFDKLISKAKKQLSGKDIYVQDAFCGASEKSKKSVRFVTEVAWQAHFVKNMFIRPNEEELKNFKPDFVIYNACKCVNDEWEKDGLNSEVFVIFNVEENVAVIGGTWYGGEMKKGIFSMMNYWLPLEGKLSMHCSANVGNDGDTALFFGLSGTGKTTLSTDPKRKLIGDDEHGWDDEGVFNFEGGCYAKCINLDKDSEPEIYEAIKRNALLENVVLDKDGVVDYTDGSKTENTRVSYPIEHIKNHEPSLSAGHPSNIIFLTADAFGVLPPVSKLTKEQAMYYFLSGYTAKVAGTERGITEPVATFSACFGEPFMPLHPTVYAKLLGEKIDKHNVSVYLVNTGWSGGAYGVGKRMSIKATRACINAILDGSIKSCEFENFEKFNLAIPKQLDGVDTKLLNPINTWANKDEYMASRDKLAFMFEQNFKRYEDVKEGIEFAKAGPKI; this is encoded by the coding sequence ATGTTAAGTGATATTAATAAGCTTGGATTGGAAAATATCAAGAGTGTTTATCACAATCTAAGTTATGAAGATATATTTAAGCATGAGATTAAAAACAACGAAGGTGTTGTTAGTGAAAATGGAACTTTTGTAGTTGATACAGGTATTTTTACAGGTAGAAGCCCAAAAGATAAGTATTTTGTAAATCAAGACCCTTCAAATAAATATATATCTTGGGGTAAAATAAATCAGCCCACGACAAAAGAGCTTTTTGATAAACTAATATCAAAAGCAAAAAAACAATTAAGCGGTAAAGATATATATGTCCAAGATGCTTTTTGTGGTGCTAGCGAGAAGAGTAAAAAATCAGTTAGATTTGTAACTGAAGTAGCTTGGCAAGCACATTTTGTTAAAAATATGTTTATACGACCAAATGAAGAAGAGCTTAAAAATTTTAAACCTGATTTTGTTATTTATAATGCTTGCAAATGTGTAAATGATGAGTGGGAAAAAGATGGTCTAAACTCAGAAGTATTTGTTATCTTTAATGTTGAGGAAAATGTTGCAGTTATTGGTGGTACTTGGTATGGCGGAGAGATGAAAAAAGGAATTTTTTCTATGATGAACTATTGGTTACCGCTTGAAGGAAAACTAAGTATGCATTGTTCTGCAAACGTAGGCAATGATGGAGATACAGCTCTGTTTTTTGGACTTAGTGGAACAGGAAAAACAACACTATCAACAGATCCTAAAAGAAAGCTTATAGGCGATGATGAGCATGGTTGGGATGATGAAGGTGTGTTTAATTTTGAGGGCGGTTGCTATGCTAAATGTATAAATTTAGACAAAGATAGTGAGCCTGAAATTTATGAAGCTATCAAAAGAAATGCACTTTTAGAAAATGTTGTATTGGATAAAGATGGTGTTGTTGATTATACAGATGGTAGCAAAACAGAAAACACACGTGTAAGCTATCCGATAGAACATATTAAAAATCACGAACCTAGCTTAAGCGCAGGTCATCCAAGCAATATAATATTTTTAACAGCAGATGCATTTGGTGTTTTACCTCCAGTTTCAAAGCTTACAAAAGAACAAGCTATGTATTATTTTCTTAGTGGTTACACAGCAAAAGTTGCCGGAACAGAAAGAGGTATAACGGAGCCTGTTGCTACATTTAGTGCATGCTTTGGAGAGCCATTTATGCCACTTCATCCAACTGTCTATGCAAAGCTATTAGGTGAGAAGATAGATAAGCATAATGTAAGTGTTTATCTTGTAAATACCGGCTGGAGCGGTGGTGCTTATGGTGTTGGTAAAAGAATGAGCATAAAAGCCACAAGAGCTTGCATAAATGCTATTCTTGACGGTAGTATAAAATCTTGTGAATTTGAAAATTTTGAAAAGTTCAATCTTGCTATCCCAAAACAATTAGATGGAGTTGACACAAAGTTATTAAATCCTATAAACACTTGGGCTAATAAAGATGAGTATATGGCTTCAAGAGATAAGTTAGCTTTTATGTTTGAACAAAATTTTAAAAGATATGAGGATGTAAAAGAAGGCATTGAATTCGCTAAAGCCGGTCCTAAAATATAA